In the Nomascus leucogenys isolate Asia chromosome 5, Asia_NLE_v1, whole genome shotgun sequence genome, one interval contains:
- the EXOC8 gene encoding exocyst complex component 8, with the protein MAMAMSDSGASRLRRQLESGGFEARLYVKQLSQQSDGDRDLQEHRQRIQALAEETAQNLKRNVYQNYRQFIETAREISYLESEMYQLSHLLTEQKSSLESIPLTLLPAAAAAGAAAASGGEEGVGGAGGRDHLRGQAGFFSTPGGASRDGSGPGEEGKQRTLTTLLEKVEGCRHLLETPGQYLVYNGDLVEYDADHMAQLQRVHGFLMNDCLLVATWLPQRRGMYRYNALYSLDGLAVVNVKDNPPMKDMFKLLMFPESRIFQAENAKIKREWLEVLEDTKRALSEKRRREQEEAAAPRGPPQVTSKATNPFEDDEEEEPAVPEVEEEKVDLSMEWIQELPEDLDVCIAQRDFEGAVDLLDKLNHYLEDKPSPPPVKELRAKVEERVRQLTEVLVFELSPDRSLRGGPKATRRAVSQLIRLGQCTKACELFLRNRAAAVHTAIRQLRIEGATLLYIHKLCHVFFTSLLETAREFEIDFAGTDSGCYSAFVVWARSAMGMFVDAFSKQVFDSKESLSTAAECVKVAKEHCQQLGDIGLDLTFIIHALLVKDIQGALHSYKEIIIEATKHRNSEEMWRRMNLMTPEALGKLKEEMKSCGVSNFEQYTGDDCWVNLSYTVVAFTKQTMGFLEEALKLYFPELHMVLLESLVEIILVAVQHVDYSLRCEQDPEKKAFIRQNASFLYETVLPVVEKRFEEGVGKPAKQLQDLRNASRLIRVNPESTASVV; encoded by the coding sequence ATGGCGATGGCGATGTCGGACAGTGGGGCGAGCCGCCTGCGTCGGCAGCTGGAGTCAGGGGGTTTTGAGGCGCGGCTGTACGTGAAGCAGCTCTCGCAGCAGTCGGATGGGGACCGGGACCTCCAGGAGCACCGGCAGCGCATCCAGGCGCTGGCGGAGGAGACGGCGCAGAACCTGAAGCGCAACGTTTACCAGAACTACCGGCAGTTCATAGAGACGGCCCGCGAGATCTCCTACCTGGAGAGCGAGAtgtaccagctcagccacttgCTGACCGAGCAGAAAAGCAGCCTGGAGAGCATCCCGCTTACGTTGCTGCCTGCCGCAGCTGCCGCCGGAGCCGCCGCCGCctctggaggggaggagggagtcGGTGGGGCGGGGGGCCGAGACCACCTCCGAGGCCAGGCTGGCTTTTTCTCCACCCCCGGGGGCGCCTCCCGCGACGGCTCCGGTCCGGGCGAGGAAGGAAAGCAGCGCACTCTCACCACCCTGCTTGAGAAGGTGGAAGGCTGCAGGCATCTGCTGGAGACGCCGGGACAGTACCTGGTGTACAATGGGGACCTAGTGGAATACGATGCGGACCACATGGCCCAACTGCAGCGGGTGCACGGCTTTCTCATGAACGATTGTTTGTTGGTGGCTACCTGGCTGCCTCAGCGGCGGGGGATGTATCGCTACAACGCTCTCTATTCCCTAGATGGTTTGGCCGTAGTCAATGTCAAGGACAACCCGCCCATGAAGGACATGTTCAAGCTGCTTATGTTCCCCGAGAGCCGTATTTTCCAGGCCGAAAATGCTAAAATCAAACGAGAGTGGCTGGAAGTGCTGGAGGACACCAAGAGAGCCCTCAGTGAGAAAAGGCGaagggagcaggaggaggcagcGGCCCCTCGAGGGCCACCCCAAGTGACTTCCAAGGCCACTAACCCATTTGAGGATGACGAAGAAGAAGAACCAGCTGTTCCTGAGGTAGAGGAAGAGAAGGTGGACCTCTCCATGGAATGGATCCAGGAGTTACCGGAAGACCTGGATGTCTGCATTGCGCAGAGAGACTTTGAAGGGGCCGTTGACCTGCTGGATAAATTGAACCATTACCTGGAAGATAAGCCTAGCCCACCTCCTGTAAAAGAACTAAGGGCCAAAGTGGAGGAGCGCGTTCGACAGCTCACTGAGGTGCTAGTTTTCGAACTCTCCCCAGATCGTTCCCTGAGAGGTGGACCGAAGGCTACTCGCAGAGCAGTTTCCCAACTGATCCGGCTGGGCCAGTGCACGAAGGCCTGTGAGCTATTTTTGAGAAACAGGGCAGCCGCTGTTCATACTGCAATTCGTCAGCTTCGCATTGAAGGTGCCACTTTACTCTATATTCATAAGCTGTGCCATGTCTTCTTTACCAGCCTTCTCGAGACTGCAAGAGAATTTGAGATCGATTTTGCAGGCACTGACAGCGGCTGCTACTCTGCCTTTGTGGTCTGGGCAAGATCAGCCATGGGCATGTTCGTGGATGCTTTTAGCAAGCAGGTGTTTGATAGTAAGGAGAGCCTCTCTACAGCAGCTGAGTGTGTAAAAGTGGCTAAGGAGCATTGCCAGCAACTGGGTGATATCGGACTGGACCTCACCTTCATCATCCATGCCCTTCTGGTGAAAGACATCCAAGGGGCCTTGCACAGTTACAAAGAAATCATCATTGAAGCCACTAAACATCGCAACTCTGAAGAGATGTGGAGGAGGATGAACTTGATGACGCCAGAAGCCCTGGGTAAGCTCAAAGAAGAGATGAAAAGTTGTGGGGTAAGTAACTTTGAGCAGTACACAGGGGATGACTGCTGGGTGAACCTAAGTTACACAGTGGTTGCTTTCACCAAACAGACCATGGGCTTCTTAGAAGAGGCCCTGAAGCTGTATTTCCCAGAGCTGCACATGGTACTTTTGGAGAGCCTGGTGGAAATCATTTTGGTTGCTGTTCAGCATGTGGATTATAGTCTTCGATGTGAGCAGGATCCAGAGAAGAAAGCTTTTATCAGACAGAATGCATCCTTTTTATATGAAACAGTCCTCCCTGTGGTGGAGAAAAGGTTTGAAGAAGGTGTGGGGAAACCTGCCAAGCAACTCCAAGATCTGAGGAATGCATCTAGACTTATTCGTGTGAATCCTGAAAGTACAGCATCAGTGGTCTAA